The following proteins come from a genomic window of Pseudomonas putida:
- the rpsJ gene encoding 30S ribosomal protein S10, translating to MQNQQIRIRLKAFDHRLIDQSTQEIVETAKRTGAQVRGPIPLPTRKERFTVLVSPHVNKDARDQYEIRTHKRVLDIVQPTDKTVDALMKLDLAAGVEVQISLG from the coding sequence ATGCAAAATCAGCAAATCCGTATCAGGTTGAAGGCTTTCGACCATCGCCTGATCGACCAATCCACCCAGGAAATCGTGGAAACCGCGAAACGTACTGGTGCACAAGTGCGTGGTCCTATTCCACTGCCTACCCGCAAAGAGCGTTTCACCGTTCTGGTTTCCCCGCACGTCAACAAAGACGCGCGTGACCAGTACGAGATTCGCACTCATAAGCGTGTTCTGGACATCGTCCAGCCAACGGATAAAACCGTTGACGCGCTGATGAAGCTTGATCTGGCGGCAGGTGTGGAAGTACAGATCAGCCTCGGCTAA